The Serinus canaria isolate serCan28SL12 unplaced genomic scaffold, serCan2020 HiC_scaffold_206, whole genome shotgun sequence genome contains the following window.
GTGCTATGGCAGTTTAGGGGTGCTATGGGGTGGTTCTGGGGTTCTGTGGGGGTTATGTGGTTTCTGTGGGGGTGTATGGGTTGCATGGGGGTTATGGTGCGTGTTATGGGCAGTTGTGTgggtggctctggggcagcctctgGAGCATTATGGGATGTGTTCGGGCAGTttgtgggcagctctggggcagttgtggggtggctgtggggCATTTATGGGCAGTTGTGGGGCAGCTCTGTGGCAATTGGGTAGctgtggggcagctctggggcagttGTGGGGCAGTtgtggggtggctctgggcCAGTTATAGGATGGCTATGGGGCAGTtgtggggtggctgtggggCAGCTATGGGGCAGTTGTAGGTGGCTATGGGGCAGTTGTGGGGTGTCTATGGGGCAGCTATGGGGCAGTTGTGGGGTGGCTATGGGgcagttgtggggtgtctctggggcagttgtggggtgtctatggggcagctctggggcagttGTGGGTGTCtatggggcagctctggggcagttGTGGGGTGGCTAGGGGGCAGTTGTGGGGTGTCtatggggcagctctggggcagttGTGGGGTGTCTATGGGGCAGTTGTGGGGTGTCtatggggcagctctggggcagttATGGGATGGCTCTGGGGCATTGTGGGGTGCTTGGGGCAGTTGTGGGCAGTTATGGATGTCTATGGGGCAGTTGTGGGGTGTCCTATGGGGCAGTTGTGGGGTGTCTATGGGGCAGTTGTGGGGTGTCtatggggcagctctggggcagttGTGGGGTGTCTATGGAGCAGTTGTGGGGTGTCtatggggcagctctggggcagttGTGGGGTGTCTATGGAGCAGTTGTGGGGTGTCtatggggcagctctggggcagttgtggggtgtctatggggcagctctggggcagccccaCAGCCGGCCCTGCCCCCCAGGTGCGGGTGTGGGTGTTCCCCGAGGGCACGCGCAACCACAGCGGCTCCATGCTGCCCTTCAAGCGCGGCGCCTTCCACCTGGCCGTGCAGGCCCAGGTACGGCGGGCAccgggggggctggggggggctgtggggtggtgTGGGGGGCGTGGGGTGggttggggtggtttgggggtGGTTattggggctgggggtggtgtGGGGTGCTATGGGGTCAGGTatggggggctgtggggtggttATGGGTCTAGGGTGGTTTGTGGGGCTATGGGGTGTTAtaggggctgtggggtgggtATGGGGGTGGGTTGGGGTGTAATGGGGGCTATGGGGTGGGTATGGGGTGGTTGGGGTGGTTAttggggctgtggggtggtATGGGGTGGGTATGGGGGGCTTTGGGGTGGGTATGGGGTGCTATGGGGTGTGAAGGGGGCTATATGGGTGGGTatgggggctgtgggtggggttgaggtggttttggggtggggtaTGGGGGTTGTGGTGGTTTATGGGGTCTATGGGCAGTTatggggggctgtggggtggttatgggtggtttggggtgggtATTGGGGGGGCTGTTGTGGGTGTTGGTTTTTGGTGTGGTGTTTGGGGTGTTATGGGCAGTTATATGTGGGCTGGTAGGTGGGTATGGGTGTTAAGGTGCTATGGGGCAGTTatggggggctgtggggtggggatggggtggTTAAGGGGGCTCTGGGGCGGTTATGGCGGGCTCTGGAGTGGGTGTGGGGCGGTtatggggtggggatggggtgtTAAGGGAGCTATGGGGCAGTTatggggggctgtggggtttggggcagTTATGGGGCAGTTATAGGGTCATTATGGGGCAGTTATAGGGTGGTTatggggcagttttggggtggTTGTGGGGCAGCTGTGGGGCAATTATGAGGTGGTTTTAGGGCAGTTGTGGGGCAGTTATAGGGCAGTTACAGGGTGGTTATGGGGCAGTTATAGGGTGGCTATGGGACAGCTAtggggcagctgtggggtggctatggggcagctgtggggcagctgtggggcaggaggagcctccCCGAGCCCGTGGTGCCCCCCAGGTCCCCGTTGTCCCCATCGTCATCTCGTCCTACCAGCACTTCTACAGCAAACGGGAGCGCAGGTTCACCGCCggtgagggctgggggcacttgtggggctgggggctgcatgtggggctggggggcacttgtggggctgggggcttcCTTTGGGGCTGGGGGCTTGTGGGATTGAGGGCTCcatgtggggctgggggctgcatgtggggctgggggctaCATATGGGATTGAGGGCTCcatgtggggctgggggctccatgtggggctgggggctccctgTGAATCTCGGGTGTCTCCGTGGGGGATTTGTGGGTCTGGGGTCTTGCTGTAGGTCTGGGGACTGGCCGTGGGGCAGCCATGGGGATCGTGGGTCTGGGTCttctggggctgggcactggtCTGGGTCTCCCTGTGTCGGGTCTCTCGTGGGTCGGGTCTCCCCTGGTCTGGGGTCTCCCGTGGGTCTGGGTCTCTCTGTGGGTCTGGGTCTCCCTGTGGCTGGGTCTCTCTGTGGGTCTGGGTCTCTCTGTGCAgcccctcctccccagggcaTGCGTGATCCGTCTGCTGGGTCTGGGTCTCCCTGTGGGCTGGGTTCTCTTGGTCTGGGTCTCTCTGTGGTCTGGGTCCGCTGTGGTCTGGGTCCTCTGTGGTCTGGGTCTCTCTGTGGTCTGGGTCCGCATGGGTCTGGGGTCTCCCCGTGGGTCTGGGGTCTCTCTGTGGGTCTGGGGTCTCTCCGTGGGTCGGGGTCTGGCTGTGGGTCTGGGGTCCCGCTGTGGGTCTGGGGTCTCTCTGTGGGTCTGGGGTCTCTCTGtgcagcccctccctcccccaggtGAGTGCGTGATCCAGGTGCTGCCGCCGCTGCCCACGCGGGGGCTGGGCCCGGCCGATGTCCCCGCGCTGACCGAGCGCGTCCGCGCCGCCATGCTGGACGCCTTCGAGGCCCTGTCGGCCGAGCTGCGGCCTCCGGCCACGCCCGCTGACCACCGGAGTGACCAACGGAGTGACCACCGGAGTGACCACCAGAGTGACCCAAGTGGTGACCCAAGGGGTGACCAACACAGCGCTATGGCCACTCTGAGTGACCACCGGAGTGACCAACAGAGTGACCCAAGAGGTGACCACCGGAGTGACCAACGGAGTGACCACCGGAGTGACCCAAGGGGTGATCACCAGAGTGACCCAAGGGGTGACCCAAGAGGTGACCACCGGAGTGACCAACACACACCCATGGCCACCCTGAGTGACCCACTGAGTGACCAGCAGAGTGATCACCAGAGTGACCCAAGGAGTGACCCCCAGAGTGACCAACACAGCCCCACGGCCACACCAAGTGACCACCAGAGCCCCACGGCCCTGAGTGACCCCTGGAGTGACCAACACAACCACACGGCCAGCCAGAGTGACCCCTGGAGTGACCCCCGGAGTGACCACCGGAGTGACCACCGGAGTGACCACCACAGCCCCACGGCCACCCAGAGTGACCCGCAGTGTCCGGCGGTGACCCCGAGTGACCCCCAGCGCCCCACGCCGCAGTGACCCCtgaccctgcagccccagggtggaCCTGGCAGTGGGGCACGGACTGACCCCCGAGTGGGGACAAACTGACCCCTGGGTGGGGACAGACTGACCCCCAAGTGGGGACAAACTGACCCCTGAGTGGGGACAAACTGACCCCTGAGTGGGGACAAACTGACCACTCACTGGGGCCCAAAGTGACCCCCAAGTGAGGCCACAGCTGACCCCCAAGTGGGGTCCGGACTGACCCTGAAGTGTGGCCTGGACTGACCCCAAGTAGGGACAAACTGACCCCTAAGGGGGGACAAACTGACCCCTGGGTGTGGCCTGGCCTGACCCCTGGGTGTGGCCTGGCCTGACCCCTGGGTGGGGCCTGGCCTGACCCCCAAGTGAGGCCACAGCTGACCCCCAGAGTGGGGCCCAAAATGACCCCCCAGTGGGGCCCGGAGTGACCCCAGGGTGACCCCGGGGTGCCCCAGAGCAGGACGAGGCTGTGACCCCCGGCCAGGGCGTGGCTGGGTGTGGCTGGGCGTGGCCAGTGCTGattggctgctgcagccaagccCCGCCCCCTCGATGCTGTGTATTTATTGGGGGGGGAAGGTGCGCGGATTTTGCCAAATTTccctcccggccccgctcggGGCCCCCCCAGCTTTTAAtaaacccccccaaaaatcGTGGGGTGCTGTGACATCACTGTGACGTCATCGGGGCAGGGATGATGTCATCAAAGGGGGGAATCATTGGGCTTTGGGAATTGTGGGGAGGGTCCCGGAgttggtgggggggaggggctCTGATTTGGGGCACTGGGGgttgggctgggattgggatttgggactgggatgggactgggactgggattgggactgggatggaactgggacCGAGACTGGGATCGAGATCaggactgggatgggactgggatttggggctgggatgggatcggaactgggattgggactgggatgggatcGGAActgggattgggactgggatggaactgggacCGAGACTGGGATCGAGATCaggactgggatgggactgggatttggggctgggatgggatcggaactgggattgggactgggatgggatcGGAActgggattgggactgggatggaactgggacTGAGACTGGGATTGAGATCaggactgggatgggactgggatttggggctgggatgggatcgGAACTGGGACTGGGGACCAGGACTGGGATTGGaactgggattgggatcgggactgagctgggattgggattgggatgggattagaactgggactgggatttggGACTTGGATCTGaactgggatgggacagggaccaggactgggatggaactgggacTGGGATCGAAATCAGAACTGGGACTGGGACCGGGCTGGGACTGAGTCCAAGACTGGGCCCAGGATTTGGGCTGGGATCAAATGGATGGAACTGGAACCAAGATTGGGACtgggaccgggaccgggaccgggatTTGGGCTTGGGTGGGGATTTGGGCTGGGATCAAGACGATGGCACTGGGATCAAGATTGGGACTGGGACCAGAACTGGGCTGGGATCAAATGGATGGGACTGGAACCAAGACTGGGCCTGGGATTTGGACcaggactgggattgggatttggCCTGGGACCAAGACACAAAATCCCCCGTTATTCCAAATCTCTTTAATGTTCCCCTCAGCAAGCCTGGCTGGGGAAGCCCCAGCCCCGCGGCAGCGCCCCAGttcccccagttcccccagtgctcccagttcccccagtgctcccagttcccccagtgGCCCCGGCATGGGTCAGGGCTGGGACCGGGACCGGGATTTGGGCTGGGATCAAGATGGTGACACTGGAACCAAGATTGGGACTGGGACCAGAACTGGGCTGGGACTGAGACCAAGACTGAGACTGGGATTTTGGGCTGGGACCTGGACTGGGATCAGAACTGAGACTGGGATCAGGACTGACTTCAAGATGATTGGCATCTGGGATCGAGATTTGGACTGGGCCCAAGACTGGCCTGGGATTTGGGCTGGATCAAATGGATGGCACTGGGATcaggactgggactgggaccaGAACTGGGCTGGGACTGAGTCCAAGACTGGGCCTGAGATTTGACTGGGCCAAGATTGGGATCAGTACTGGGATTTGGACTGGGATCAGACTGGCCCTGGGACCAAATGGatgggactgggattgggacCAGGACTGGGATTTGAGCTGGGCCTGGATTTGGGCTACACCCCAAGACACCAAAACCCTGCCAAATCCCCCGTTATTCCAAATCTCTTTAATGTTCCCCTCAGCAAGCCTGGCTGGGGAAGCCCCAGCCCCGCGGCAGCGCCCCAGttcccccagttcccccagtgctcccagttcccccagtgctcccagttcccccagtgGCCCCGGCATGGGTCAGGGCTGGGACCGGGACCGGGATTTGGGCTGGGATCAAGATGGTGACACTGGAACCAAGATTGGGACTGGGACCAGAACTGGGCTGGGACTGAGTCCAagactgggactgggatttggACCAGGACTGAGACTGGGATttggactgggattgggatttggACTGGGACCAGGATTGGGATCAGAATTGAGATTTGGGCTGGGATCAAATGGATGGGACTGGGACTGACTGCAAGACGATGGCACTGGGATCAAGATTGGGACTGGGACCAGAACTGGGCTGGGAATGAGTCCAAGACTGGGCCTGGGATTTGGGCTGGGATCAAATGGACGGAACTGGAACCGAGACTGGGACTGGGACCAGGACTGCGACCGAGGCGCTCCAACTGTGACCCCCAAGACACCAAAACCCTGCCAAATCCCCCGTTATTCCAAATCTCTTTAATGTTCCCCTCAGCAAGCCTGGCTGGGGAAGCCCCAGCCCCGCGGCAGcgccccagtgctcccagttcccccagttcCCGCGGCGTGGGTGCGCTGGTGGCGCTTGTGGTGCGAGCTGCGGCTGAAGCTCTTGCCGCAGAGCCCGCAGGCGTAGGGCCGCTCGCCGGTGTGCGTGCGCCGGTGCTGCGTCAGCGTGGACTTGTCGGTGAAGCTCTTGCCACAGTCGGCGCAGCCGTAGGGGCGCTCGCCGGTGTGGATGCGGCGGTGGCGGATCAGGTTGGAGCTGACGTTGAAGCGCTTGCCGCAGTGCCCGCAGGCGTACGGCTTCTCGCCCGTGTGGATGCGCAGGTGCTTCACCAGGTCCGAGCTCTGGCTGAAGCTCTGCCAGCACTCCCCGCACGTGTTGGGGATGCCCAGGGGGCTCGGACGGCCCGGCCGGGGGCCTGAGCGGCCGGAGCGGTCAGTGGGGCCTGAGCGGCCGGAGCGGTCAGTGCGGCCAGAGCGGTCAGTGCGGCCAGAGGGGCAATTATGGCCAGAGCGGCCAGCGGGGCCAGAGTGGTCAGTGCGGCCAGAGCGGTCAGAGGGGCCATTATGGCCAGAGCGGTCAGCATGGCCAGAGCAGTCAGAGTGGTCAGCGGGACCAGAGTGGCCAGAGTGGTCAGTGGGGCCAGCAcggccagcagggccagagcgGTCAGTGTGGTCAGCACGGCCAGCACGGCAACGACGGGGCCGGACCTTGAGGGGTTTGGGGCGGGCTGGGCCCGGTATGGCCAGAGAGTGACCACGGGTGTTGGTCAGTGTGGCTGGAGAGTGACCACGACCAGTGTCAGTCAGCGTGGCTGGAGAGTGACCACGGCCATGGTCAGTGTCGGTGAGTGCGGCCAGAGAGTGACCACAGGTACAGCAGGTGTCGGTCAGTGTGGCTGGAGAGTGACCACGGCCATGGCCAGTGTTGGTCAGCGTGGTTGGAGAATGACCACAGGTACGGCAGGTGTCGGTCAGCGTGGCCGCAGAGTGACCGCAGGTGTCGGTCAGCGTGGCCGCAGAGTGACCGCAGGTGTCGGTCAGCGCGGGGTGGGCGTGGCGGTGCCGCCGCAGGTGGGAGCTCAGAGAGGTTTGGCCGCAGTCCGGGCAGGTGAGGGGGCAGTGGTCAGCTGAGGGGTCACTGCTGAGGGGGTGGGA
Protein-coding sequences here:
- the LOC127061193 gene encoding clumping factor A-like; amino-acid sequence: AVGVVCWLGGIIFIDRKRTHDAISVMAEAAHTMLSQDVRVWVFPEGTRNHSGSMLPFKRGAFHLAVQAQVPVVPIVISSYQHFYSKRERRFTAGECVIQVLPPLPTRGLGPADVPALTERVRAAMLDAFEALSAELRPPATPADHRSDQRSDHRSDHQSDPSGDPRGDQHSAMATLSDHRSDQQSDPRGDHRSDQRSDHRSDPRGDHQSDPRGDPRGDHRSDQHTPMATLSDPLSDQQSDHQSDPRSDPQSDQHSPTATPSDHQSPTALSDPWSDQHNHTASQSDPWSDPRSDHRSDHRSDHHSPTATQSDPQCPAVTPSDPQRPTPQ
- the LOC103825145 gene encoding zinc finger protein 697-like, with protein sequence MTTGVTIGVTIRVTRPDPQRGPGQAQERDHRSDHRSDHSTDRSAALARHRSDHQSDHQSDHLSDHSTDHSSAQPGRSGQTDMGHGQQDGSGHRSDQGSGQQDGSGHRSDHGSGQQDGSGHRSDHSSGQRGRGSGQQRGCRQLDISNGQQEHGSGQRSDHRQRSDHGSGQRGGHRQRSDHGSGQRDGSGQRSDHGSGQRDGSGQPDIDGNGQRVIHGSGQRACGSGHRGGSGQPDIDSDDQRASSGQQHGSSDDHSDDHPNDLPDDHSDSHPLSSDPSADHCPLTCPDCGQTSLSSHLRRHRHAHPALTDTCGHSAATLTDTCGHSAATLTDTCRTCGHSPTTLTNTGHGRGHSPATLTDTCCTCGHSLAALTDTDHGRGHSPATLTDTGRGHSPATLTNTRGHSLAIPGPARPKPLKVRPRRCRAGRADHTDRSGPAGRAGPTDHSGHSGPADHSDCSGHADRSGHNGPSDRSGRTDHSGPAGRSGHNCPSGRTDRSGRTDRSGRSGPTDRSGRSGPRPGRPSPLGIPNTCGECWQSFSQSSDLVKHLRIHTGEKPYACGHCGKRFNVSSNLIRHRRIHTGERPYGCADCGKSFTDKSTLTQHRRTHTGERPYACGLCGKSFSRSSHHKRHQRTHAAGTGGTGSTGALPRGWGFPSQAC